Proteins from one Pseudomonas grandcourensis genomic window:
- a CDS encoding DUF6543 domain-containing protein, with product MNDHWTPLDTEHLPLRETLKSVVSAALPQSPEQFAAQLIKEKWGQDIDPQNALLVTLDYRYRGHPPQDGIEQGQVANSQTLVQALLANYQAVGDGRFAESLLGLFTPPDVGPTIRIVEHVDEFADHGNGNHHTYEGIYRQTSPQVYGPATQIALKPAAFKQWVWDLDLQTRYQAYLDNAWPSDKRILQMAPFDLRTSAKAAFIMSACLQHQEGSLSQEGLALAMQAAGLPAEQAWSALTIDQVQASTRVSAPIEVGRLTIYRYTSDDIWCYRHRRSGRVLLNIPGNSSPLHEFADWPHLRRWIVAQGRVAATRQTLVAHFAEDDREDGTFHAGVSTALEGMAAYPKEHWLTKNAGFFNNDGFWDPQDYIDLERAPTDTDPFAQLVLTMKQASMASVKTIRDDAQVNRDNLSAVVEPLVQWINRLGPLALFIPGGEGVLVLAGLIDAGYGLDQAVNGKTPGQRSEGVTRTVFGLLNALPLVGAVATLKGEEKIAGTLHEPGEPGSEPHPETPIDPIPGSVSAPVSTRVELMRGVCAPRAAFSDEVLAQIARISAVDDDMLRLMQAGRAPTPALADTITRFKLDQELEAVTDPQARAGLFNARYQALQHSDQDWIRLFQREYQGLPKSAVEQILDRSGVDIDRPVDADEALQLFKRLDNKAREYQQHVRLNRAYEGLYLRSVSHRDSDVLALHSLRRLPGWPRGLRIEVLDGSISGRVLDRCGPLDSADCRRLIKVGDRYRYTTMAATDSEGSDLFAALVDLLSGEERTAMSLGSPDAAGQLRLRIGGHALSRSELIPGLNRMDSRLPFETGGLRGGGFPNTPQAAALSHEIMRLQVKDLYPQFTDAQVDELLLTAGERAQALLDRLTLEAQQLHADLRHWVDQSVLDVDDMDVDFLAVDDDDAAGMNPQQVAAHNVELLQTVIDCEREARNELGDELMSIWQKCPPQSNRVMSGEVLRGYRLDLGYEDYHRLPTMNVRFNEVVELSMQGLHLVERESLNAFLESFPNLHSLNLERMDLRRLNADNVLEGVLPPPVRQMPRLTTLNLRSTFFQLKESTASQFCDLVGLQTLDLSDNPLTVPPVVLGMAELRVLNLRNTGISRCPIGIADQPYLTSLDLRGNRISRVPYAILIQAVSRDRVKLWGNPLTDEETLLRLVDHRERTGINLWLSEPGADYGSATRWLHEGDESVRLTRQQIWQRLAVKPSGSTLLRIMDGLSLTADFQVGYVSLQARVWRLLQEADASEELWGWLRQCVETRTGDAQNPFRLFVVLEDRVRLYRDWVALGRPMPLADYPLF from the coding sequence ATGAACGACCATTGGACACCGCTTGATACCGAACATCTGCCGCTGCGCGAAACACTGAAGTCTGTGGTGAGCGCGGCTTTGCCGCAGTCTCCCGAGCAGTTCGCTGCACAGTTGATCAAGGAAAAGTGGGGGCAAGACATCGACCCGCAAAACGCCCTGTTGGTCACCCTGGATTACCGCTACCGCGGGCACCCGCCGCAGGACGGTATCGAGCAAGGCCAGGTGGCGAACTCGCAAACCCTGGTGCAGGCGTTGCTGGCGAACTACCAGGCCGTCGGCGACGGGCGTTTTGCCGAAAGCCTGTTGGGCTTGTTCACACCGCCCGATGTCGGCCCGACCATTCGTATCGTGGAACATGTCGATGAGTTCGCCGACCACGGCAATGGCAACCACCATACCTACGAAGGCATCTATCGCCAGACCAGCCCCCAGGTGTATGGGCCGGCAACGCAAATTGCCCTGAAACCGGCGGCGTTCAAACAGTGGGTTTGGGATCTGGATTTGCAAACCCGCTATCAGGCTTACCTTGATAACGCCTGGCCCTCCGATAAGCGAATCCTCCAGATGGCGCCCTTTGACCTGAGAACCTCGGCCAAGGCCGCCTTTATCATGAGCGCCTGCCTGCAACATCAGGAGGGCAGCTTGAGTCAGGAAGGCCTGGCCCTGGCCATGCAGGCCGCCGGTTTGCCAGCGGAGCAGGCCTGGAGTGCGTTGACCATCGATCAGGTGCAGGCGTCCACTCGCGTCAGCGCGCCGATCGAGGTCGGGCGGCTGACGATCTATCGCTACACCTCGGACGATATCTGGTGTTACCGCCACCGCCGCAGCGGCCGGGTCTTGTTGAATATTCCCGGCAACTCCTCACCCTTGCATGAATTCGCCGACTGGCCGCACCTGCGCCGATGGATCGTGGCCCAAGGCCGGGTTGCCGCCACGCGGCAAACGTTGGTCGCGCATTTTGCCGAGGACGATCGTGAAGACGGCACTTTCCATGCGGGCGTTTCGACGGCGTTGGAAGGCATGGCGGCCTACCCGAAGGAACACTGGCTGACAAAGAACGCGGGGTTCTTCAACAACGACGGTTTCTGGGACCCGCAGGACTACATCGACCTTGAGCGTGCACCAACCGACACCGACCCGTTCGCGCAACTGGTACTGACCATGAAGCAGGCTTCCATGGCCAGCGTCAAAACCATCCGCGACGATGCCCAGGTCAATCGCGACAACCTGAGCGCGGTGGTTGAGCCGCTCGTGCAGTGGATCAACCGGCTGGGGCCTTTGGCATTGTTCATTCCGGGAGGTGAGGGTGTCCTGGTGCTGGCCGGGCTGATCGACGCCGGTTACGGCCTCGATCAGGCCGTCAACGGTAAAACACCGGGGCAGCGCTCCGAGGGCGTGACGCGCACGGTGTTCGGCTTGCTCAATGCGCTCCCCCTGGTCGGGGCGGTGGCGACACTCAAGGGCGAAGAGAAAATCGCCGGAACGCTGCACGAGCCGGGGGAGCCAGGGAGCGAGCCGCATCCCGAAACGCCGATCGATCCCATACCCGGATCGGTTTCGGCACCGGTGTCGACACGCGTGGAGCTGATGCGAGGCGTTTGCGCACCGCGTGCGGCCTTCAGTGATGAGGTATTGGCGCAAATCGCACGGATCAGCGCGGTCGACGACGATATGTTGCGCCTGATGCAGGCCGGCCGCGCGCCAACTCCGGCGCTTGCCGACACCATCACTCGCTTCAAGCTCGATCAGGAACTCGAAGCCGTCACCGATCCGCAAGCACGGGCCGGATTGTTCAACGCCCGCTATCAAGCGCTCCAACACTCGGACCAGGATTGGATTCGCCTGTTTCAGCGCGAGTACCAGGGTTTGCCGAAAAGTGCCGTGGAGCAGATCCTCGATCGTTCCGGGGTCGACATAGATCGGCCCGTCGATGCTGACGAGGCGCTGCAACTGTTCAAGCGCCTCGACAACAAGGCACGCGAGTATCAGCAGCATGTACGACTCAACCGGGCCTACGAGGGCCTGTACTTGCGTTCGGTCAGCCATCGCGACTCCGATGTCCTGGCGTTGCATTCCCTGCGCCGTCTGCCCGGTTGGCCGAGAGGCTTGCGCATCGAAGTGCTCGACGGGTCGATCAGTGGCCGGGTCCTGGACCGCTGCGGCCCGCTTGATTCCGCGGATTGCCGGCGCTTGATCAAGGTCGGTGATCGCTATCGGTATACGACGATGGCGGCTACCGACAGTGAAGGTTCGGATCTGTTTGCCGCGCTGGTGGACCTGTTGTCAGGGGAGGAACGCACGGCGATGTCGCTAGGCTCGCCCGACGCGGCCGGCCAGTTGCGCCTGCGCATCGGCGGGCACGCCTTGTCTCGCTCCGAGCTGATACCCGGCTTGAATCGAATGGATTCGCGGTTGCCCTTTGAAACCGGGGGATTGCGCGGTGGCGGCTTTCCGAACACGCCACAGGCTGCTGCGCTGAGTCACGAAATCATGCGTTTGCAGGTCAAGGATCTGTATCCGCAATTCACCGATGCCCAGGTGGATGAGTTACTCCTGACGGCAGGTGAGCGGGCGCAGGCGCTGTTGGATCGCCTGACGCTCGAAGCGCAGCAGTTGCATGCCGATCTGCGTCATTGGGTCGACCAGTCCGTGCTGGATGTCGATGACATGGATGTGGATTTTCTGGCCGTGGACGATGATGACGCCGCGGGCATGAATCCTCAGCAGGTGGCGGCGCACAATGTCGAACTGCTGCAAACCGTGATCGACTGCGAGCGTGAAGCGCGAAATGAACTGGGCGACGAGTTGATGAGCATCTGGCAAAAATGCCCGCCCCAGAGTAATCGAGTCATGTCCGGCGAGGTCTTGCGCGGTTACAGGCTGGACCTGGGGTACGAGGATTACCATCGCTTGCCGACAATGAACGTTCGCTTCAATGAAGTCGTCGAGCTATCGATGCAGGGCCTGCACCTTGTCGAACGCGAAAGCCTGAACGCTTTTCTCGAAAGTTTCCCCAATCTGCACTCTTTGAACCTGGAGCGCATGGATCTGCGTCGGCTCAATGCAGACAATGTGCTGGAGGGGGTATTGCCTCCACCGGTTCGGCAAATGCCCCGACTCACAACGCTCAATCTTAGGTCCACCTTTTTTCAGCTTAAGGAGAGCACGGCTTCGCAGTTTTGTGATCTGGTGGGCTTGCAAACGCTGGACCTGAGTGACAACCCGTTGACTGTCCCGCCCGTGGTATTGGGGATGGCCGAGTTGCGTGTGTTGAACCTGAGAAACACCGGGATCAGCCGTTGCCCGATTGGCATCGCCGATCAGCCGTACCTCACCTCGCTCGACTTGCGAGGCAACCGGATCAGCAGGGTTCCCTACGCGATCCTGATTCAGGCGGTGTCCCGGGACCGGGTGAAACTGTGGGGTAATCCGCTGACGGATGAAGAGACGTTGTTGCGCCTGGTCGATCATCGCGAACGCACCGGTATCAATCTGTGGCTGAGTGAGCCGGGTGCCGATTACGGCAGTGCTACGCGCTGGCTGCATGAGGGTGATGAAAGCGTGCGCCTGACGCGGCAACAGATCTGGCAACGATTGGCCGTCAAGCCATCGGGCAGTACGTTGCTGCGGATCATGGACGGATTGAGCCTGACCGCAGATTTCCAGGTCGGCTATGTGTCGCTGCAGGCACGTGTGTGGCGCTTGCTGCAGGAAGCGGATGCGTCGGAAGAGTTGTGGGGCTGGTTGCGGCAGTGTGTCGAAACTCGGACGGGTGACGCGCAGAATCCGTTCCGGTTGTTCGTGGTGCTGGAGGATCGAGTCCGGCTGTACCGCGATTGGGTCGCCTTGGGGCGGCCGATGCCGCTGGCCGATTATCCGCTGTTTTAG
- the sohB gene encoding protease SohB: protein MEFFSEYAIFLAKTVTLVIAILVVLASFAALRSKGRRKSSGQLQVSKLNDFYKGLRERLEQTLLDKDQLKALRKTQAKTDKKQKKKPEAKPRVFVLDFNGDIKASATESLRHEITALLTLATPKDEVVLRLESGGGMVHSYGLASSQLARIREAGVPLTVCIDKVAASGGYMMACIGQKIISAPFAILGSIGVVAQLPNVNRLLKKHDIDFEVLTAGEYKRTLTVFGENTEKGREKFQQDLDITHQLFKNFVSRYRPQLAIDEVATGEIWLGVAALEKQLVDELKTSDEYLAERASKSELYHLHYAERKSLPERIGMAASGSVDRVLLSWWSRLTQQRFW from the coding sequence GTGGAGTTTTTTTCCGAGTACGCCATTTTTCTGGCCAAGACCGTGACCCTGGTGATCGCCATTCTGGTGGTCCTGGCCAGTTTTGCGGCTTTGCGCAGCAAGGGGCGGCGCAAGTCGTCGGGCCAGTTGCAGGTCAGCAAACTCAATGATTTCTACAAAGGGCTGCGCGAACGCCTGGAGCAGACCTTGCTCGACAAGGACCAGCTCAAGGCCCTGCGCAAGACCCAGGCTAAAACCGACAAGAAACAGAAGAAAAAACCCGAGGCCAAGCCCCGGGTGTTCGTGCTGGATTTCAACGGGGACATCAAGGCTTCGGCCACCGAAAGCCTGCGCCACGAAATCACCGCCTTGCTGACCCTGGCCACACCGAAGGACGAAGTGGTGCTGCGCCTGGAAAGCGGCGGTGGCATGGTTCACAGCTACGGCCTGGCCTCCTCGCAACTGGCGCGTATCCGTGAGGCCGGCGTGCCCTTGACCGTGTGCATCGACAAGGTCGCGGCCAGCGGTGGCTACATGATGGCGTGCATCGGCCAGAAGATCATCAGTGCACCGTTCGCGATTCTCGGCTCGATTGGCGTGGTGGCGCAGTTGCCCAACGTCAACCGCCTGCTGAAAAAGCACGACATCGACTTCGAAGTGCTGACAGCCGGTGAATACAAACGCACCCTGACCGTGTTTGGCGAAAACACCGAGAAGGGCCGGGAGAAGTTCCAGCAAGACCTGGACATCACCCATCAACTGTTCAAGAACTTCGTGTCGCGCTATCGCCCGCAACTGGCGATCGATGAAGTGGCCACCGGTGAAATCTGGCTCGGTGTCGCGGCGCTGGAAAAACAACTGGTCGACGAACTCAAGACCAGCGATGAATACCTCGCCGAGCGGGCCAGCAAGTCCGAGCTCTATCACTTGCATTACGCCGAACGCAAAAGCCTGCCGGAACGTATCGGCATGGCCGCCAGCGGCTCGGTCGATCGCGTGCTGCTGAGCTGGTGGAGCCGTTTGACCCAGCAGCGTTTCTGGTAA
- a CDS encoding histidine phosphatase family protein has product MGSIYLIRHGQASFGADDYDVLSPTGIRQAEILGRHLAELGISFDRCLAGDLRRQQHTANSALEQFAAAGLPVPLLETDSAFNEFDADAVIRALLPAMLPDEPEALDILRNAAQNRGEFQRIFALIIERWLAGTYDTPGLESWLGFVERVQAGLHRILDQADNTQKIAVFTSGGTITALLHLITQIPARQAFELNWQIVNTSLNQLKFRGREVSLASFNSHAHLQLLKAPELITFR; this is encoded by the coding sequence GTGGGCAGCATCTATTTGATTCGACATGGCCAGGCCTCCTTTGGTGCGGACGACTACGACGTCCTGTCGCCGACCGGTATTCGTCAGGCTGAAATCCTTGGCCGTCACCTGGCCGAACTGGGGATCAGCTTCGACCGCTGCCTGGCCGGCGACCTGCGCCGCCAGCAGCACACGGCCAACAGCGCGCTGGAGCAATTCGCCGCGGCGGGCTTGCCGGTGCCGCTGCTGGAAACCGACTCAGCCTTCAACGAGTTCGACGCCGACGCGGTGATCCGCGCGCTGTTGCCGGCCATGTTGCCCGACGAACCCGAAGCCCTGGACATCCTGCGCAACGCCGCGCAAAACCGTGGTGAGTTCCAGCGTATCTTCGCCCTGATCATCGAGCGCTGGCTGGCCGGCACCTATGACACACCGGGTCTGGAAAGCTGGCTGGGGTTTGTCGAGCGGGTCCAGGCCGGCTTGCATCGCATCCTCGACCAGGCCGACAACACCCAGAAAATCGCCGTGTTCACCTCCGGCGGCACCATCACCGCCCTGCTCCACCTGATTACGCAAATACCTGCCCGGCAGGCCTTTGAATTGAACTGGCAAATCGTCAACACCTCGCTCAACCAGCTTAAGTTTCGTGGTCGCGAGGTGTCCCTGGCTTCCTTCAACAGTCATGCCCACCTGCAACTGTTGAAGGCCCCGGAACTCATCACGTTTCGCTGA
- a CDS encoding SCP2 sterol-binding domain-containing protein: MTSVADAVQAMKAKFNPAAAAGLDLVFGFRIDDTKNFSLIVKNSTCELQEGENPDAQVTLVMDGETLEGIVDGSTDGMQAFMGGKLRAEGDMMLAMKLSELFPS; encoded by the coding sequence ATGACCTCCGTAGCTGATGCCGTACAAGCAATGAAAGCCAAGTTCAACCCAGCCGCTGCTGCCGGTCTGGACCTGGTCTTCGGTTTCCGCATCGACGACACCAAGAACTTCTCGCTGATCGTCAAGAACAGCACCTGCGAACTGCAGGAAGGCGAGAACCCGGACGCCCAGGTGACCCTGGTGATGGACGGCGAAACCCTGGAAGGCATCGTCGACGGTTCGACTGACGGCATGCAAGCGTTCATGGGCGGCAAACTGCGCGCTGAAGGCGACATGATGCTGGCGATGAAACTGTCCGAACTGTTCCCGTCGTAA
- a CDS encoding LysR family transcriptional regulator, with amino-acid sequence MDIDLARTFLEIVRHGSLAAAAEKLHVTQTAITARVQKLESHLGSTLFVRNRAGARLTPNGEAFVVYANQLVQTWEAARRDLPLPEGYRNVLHIGGEVSLCNPLMLGWAGEIRKNIPSHALRMEIRDGENLLRQLELGVLDAALVYQPEYWPRLQVEQILEEKLILVRQADKPDPYVYIDWGADFRRQHDAALPEKAKAALSFNLGPLGLQYLLENGGSGYFRTRVVQSYLQSGALERVPKAPEFNYPTYLVYSRDRDSPTLQNAFDLLRKVIDSDEDWSQRWDPLT; translated from the coding sequence ATGGACATCGACCTCGCCCGCACCTTCCTCGAAATCGTTCGCCATGGCAGCCTGGCTGCCGCCGCGGAAAAACTCCATGTCACCCAGACCGCGATCACCGCGCGGGTGCAAAAACTCGAGAGCCATCTGGGCAGCACCCTGTTCGTGCGCAATCGTGCCGGTGCCCGCCTGACGCCCAACGGCGAAGCGTTCGTGGTGTACGCCAATCAACTGGTGCAAACCTGGGAAGCCGCGCGGCGTGACTTGCCGTTGCCCGAGGGGTATCGCAATGTGCTGCACATCGGCGGTGAGGTGAGCCTGTGCAACCCGCTGATGCTCGGCTGGGCCGGTGAAATCCGCAAGAACATCCCCAGCCACGCCCTGCGCATGGAAATCCGCGACGGCGAAAACCTGCTGCGGCAACTGGAACTGGGTGTTCTGGACGCCGCGCTGGTGTATCAGCCCGAGTATTGGCCGCGTTTGCAAGTCGAGCAGATTCTCGAAGAAAAACTGATTCTCGTGCGCCAGGCCGACAAGCCCGATCCTTATGTGTACATCGATTGGGGCGCTGATTTCCGGCGCCAGCACGACGCCGCCCTGCCGGAAAAAGCCAAGGCTGCGCTGAGTTTCAATCTCGGCCCACTGGGCTTGCAGTACCTTCTTGAAAACGGCGGCAGTGGCTACTTCCGCACCCGCGTTGTACAGAGTTATCTGCAAAGCGGCGCTTTGGAACGGGTGCCCAAGGCGCCGGAATTCAACTACCCGACCTATCTGGTCTACTCGCGCGATCGTGACTCGCCGACGCTGCAAAACGCCTTCGACCTGCTGCGCAAGGTCATCGACTCCGACGAAGACTGGTCACAGCGCTGGGATCCGCTGACCTGA
- a CDS encoding SRPBCC family protein: MRQTTEGFRSRYRADIHPLYNPWLHGAFVLVFGVVAISAFWSNVHQVRPAQWLAVPVTLLLFNLGVYMVHRHLGHQKKSFARLFYARHAVDHHSFFTPGHMTYDSARDWRVILFPAWLIVLHTLVVALPLWWLLKHINTNVAGLVGGLLVLGYLTYEVFHACEHLPPRNPLTRLPWIRQMRRLHELHHRRELMQERNFNIVFPLMDYLFGTLYWEPEPAPLNPTRTPMTRMQHQIVIAGNPVQVLAYASTVSLWPQWHPSSLRIDGPKGPLHAGARFEEDIRAGGRDGHLRWEVAEYLPGRRWSAEARGDHGLSLVVTYECEATGQDTRFVRTLEYQFSGLAMRIANRLMLKRRIDRESAASMLALRDMAQKYLAATGVGA; the protein is encoded by the coding sequence GTGAGGCAGACCACCGAAGGATTCCGCAGCCGTTACCGCGCCGACATCCATCCGCTCTACAACCCCTGGCTGCACGGCGCGTTTGTCCTGGTGTTCGGGGTGGTAGCGATCAGCGCTTTCTGGAGCAACGTACATCAGGTGCGGCCAGCGCAATGGCTGGCGGTGCCCGTCACGCTGCTGTTGTTCAACCTCGGCGTGTACATGGTGCATCGCCACCTGGGACATCAAAAAAAGAGCTTCGCCCGGCTGTTCTATGCTCGTCACGCAGTCGACCACCACAGCTTTTTCACCCCCGGCCACATGACCTACGACAGCGCCCGCGACTGGCGGGTGATCCTGTTTCCGGCGTGGCTGATCGTGCTGCACACCCTCGTCGTCGCCCTGCCCCTCTGGTGGCTGCTCAAGCACATCAATACCAATGTCGCCGGATTGGTCGGCGGCCTTCTTGTCCTCGGTTACCTGACTTACGAAGTGTTTCATGCCTGCGAGCACCTGCCGCCGCGTAACCCGCTCACACGGCTGCCGTGGATCCGCCAGATGCGCCGGCTGCACGAACTGCATCACCGCCGCGAACTGATGCAGGAGCGTAATTTCAACATCGTTTTCCCGCTGATGGACTACCTGTTCGGCACCCTCTATTGGGAGCCGGAACCTGCGCCGCTCAACCCGACGAGAACGCCCATGACCCGCATGCAGCATCAGATTGTCATTGCCGGAAACCCGGTCCAGGTACTTGCCTACGCCAGCACCGTGAGCCTTTGGCCGCAATGGCATCCGTCGTCGCTGCGCATCGATGGGCCAAAAGGTCCGCTGCATGCCGGCGCACGTTTCGAGGAAGACATCCGTGCCGGCGGGCGCGACGGCCACTTGCGCTGGGAGGTGGCGGAGTATCTGCCCGGGCGGCGCTGGAGCGCCGAGGCCCGGGGTGATCACGGCCTGTCGCTGGTAGTGACCTATGAATGCGAAGCCACAGGCCAGGACACACGCTTCGTCCGCACCCTGGAGTATCAATTCAGCGGCCTGGCAATGCGGATTGCCAACCGGTTGATGCTCAAGCGGCGCATCGATCGGGAATCGGCGGCGTCTATGCTGGCGTTGCGCGACATGGCGCAGAAGTATCTGGCCGCGACGGGGGTCGGCGCGTGA
- a CDS encoding SMP-30/gluconolactonase/LRE family protein translates to MSRIFKCLLLVIVVIGAFLLLMPTKVRPVAWTPQPAPSLTSGIYADNQRLKEVERVGAANIDGPEALLLENDTLITGLHDGRLIRTSLDGKTTKILTDTGGRPLGLARHPNGLLVIADAVKGLLSLDAQGRLVALTTEADGVPFGFTDDVAIDKPGHYAYFSDASSRFGYGHDGEAVIEHGGDGRLLRYDFQTGKTSVVLDKLEFANGVTLGPDDAYVLVNETGAYRISRYWLSGPKAGTHDLFIDNLPGLPDNLSFNGHDRFWVALYAPRNALLDGTAAHPFVRKMIVRAMTVLPKPVAKRGFALGLDLDGKVISNLQDGSSDNYSPITTVREYGDWLYFGSLKAQNMVRLPLSKALQ, encoded by the coding sequence GTGAGCAGAATATTCAAATGTCTGTTGCTGGTCATCGTCGTTATCGGCGCCTTCCTGTTGCTGATGCCGACCAAAGTGCGACCGGTGGCCTGGACGCCACAACCTGCGCCGTCCCTCACCAGCGGAATCTACGCCGACAATCAGCGGCTCAAGGAAGTGGAACGCGTGGGTGCCGCCAACATTGATGGACCGGAAGCCTTGTTACTGGAAAATGACACGCTCATCACCGGCCTGCACGACGGTCGCCTGATCCGCACAAGCCTGGACGGCAAGACCACCAAAATCCTGACCGATACCGGTGGCCGGCCACTGGGCCTGGCCCGGCATCCCAATGGCCTGCTGGTGATCGCCGATGCCGTCAAAGGCTTGTTGTCCCTCGACGCCCAAGGGCGTCTGGTGGCCTTGACCACGGAGGCCGACGGCGTTCCCTTCGGTTTTACCGACGACGTGGCCATCGATAAACCCGGTCACTACGCTTATTTCAGCGATGCTTCGAGCCGCTTCGGCTATGGCCACGACGGTGAGGCCGTGATCGAACACGGCGGCGACGGTCGACTGCTGCGCTACGACTTCCAGACCGGCAAAACCTCCGTTGTGCTGGACAAGCTGGAATTTGCCAACGGCGTGACCCTGGGACCGGACGATGCCTATGTCCTGGTCAATGAAACCGGGGCCTACCGCATCAGCCGGTATTGGCTCAGCGGTCCGAAGGCCGGCACCCACGACCTGTTCATCGACAACCTGCCGGGGCTGCCGGACAACCTGTCGTTCAATGGTCACGACCGGTTCTGGGTGGCCCTGTATGCCCCCCGAAACGCCTTGCTCGATGGCACGGCCGCACATCCGTTCGTGCGCAAGATGATCGTGCGGGCCATGACCGTCTTGCCCAAGCCCGTGGCAAAACGCGGATTTGCCCTGGGCCTGGACCTTGATGGCAAAGTGATTTCCAACCTGCAGGACGGCAGCAGCGACAACTACTCACCGATCACCACCGTGCGCGAGTATGGGGACTGGTTGTATTTCGGTTCGCTGAAAGCGCAGAACATGGTGCGATTGCCGTTAAGCAAGGCGTTGCAATGA